The Pseudomonas sp. R4-35-07 genome contains a region encoding:
- the rplP gene encoding 50S ribosomal protein L16 translates to MLQPKRTKFRKQMTGHNRGLAQRGSKVSFGEFALKSVARGRLTARQIESARRALTRHVKRGGKIWIRVFPDKPISKKPLEVRMGKGKGNVEYWVAQIQPGKVLYEIEGVTEELAREAFALAAAKLPLATAFVKRTVM, encoded by the coding sequence ATGTTGCAACCAAAGCGTACGAAGTTCCGCAAGCAGATGACAGGCCACAACCGTGGTCTGGCTCAGCGCGGTAGCAAAGTCAGCTTCGGCGAGTTCGCGCTGAAGTCTGTAGCTCGTGGTCGTCTCACCGCTCGTCAGATCGAGTCAGCGCGTCGTGCTCTGACCCGTCACGTAAAACGTGGCGGCAAGATCTGGATCCGTGTATTCCCGGACAAGCCGATCTCCAAAAAACCTCTCGAGGTTCGGATGGGTAAAGGTAAGGGTAACGTGGAATACTGGGTAGCCCAGATTCAGCCAGGCAAAGTCCTGTATGAAATCGAGGGTGTAACTGAAGAGCTGGCGCGTGAGGCTTTTGCCCTGGCTGCTGCAAAGCTGCCGCTCGCCACCGCCTTTGTTAAACGGACGGTGATGTGA
- the rpsC gene encoding 30S ribosomal protein S3 has translation MGQKVHPIGIRLGIVKEHTSVWYADGRTYADYLFADLKVREYLQDKLKSASVSRIDIHRPAQTARITIHTARPGIVIGKKGEDVEKLRQDLTKQMGVPVHINIEEIRKPELDGMLVAQSVAQQLERRVMFRRAMKRAVQNAMRIGAKGIKIQVSGRLGGAEIARTEWYREGRVPLHTLRADIDYANYEAHTTYGVIGVKVWIFKGEVIGGRQEELKPQAPAPRKKAAK, from the coding sequence ATGGGTCAGAAAGTACATCCCATTGGCATTCGCCTGGGAATCGTCAAGGAACACACCTCCGTCTGGTATGCAGACGGCCGGACTTATGCGGACTATTTGTTCGCTGATCTGAAGGTGCGTGAGTATCTCCAAGACAAACTAAAAAGCGCGTCCGTAAGCCGTATCGATATCCATCGCCCGGCGCAAACCGCACGTATCACCATCCACACCGCTCGTCCAGGTATCGTTATCGGGAAGAAAGGTGAAGATGTTGAGAAACTGCGTCAGGACCTGACCAAGCAAATGGGTGTGCCTGTGCACATCAATATCGAAGAGATCCGCAAGCCGGAGCTCGACGGTATGCTGGTTGCGCAGAGCGTAGCTCAGCAGCTGGAGCGTCGTGTCATGTTCCGTCGCGCTATGAAGCGCGCTGTACAGAACGCCATGCGCATTGGTGCCAAAGGCATCAAAATCCAAGTGAGCGGTCGTCTCGGCGGTGCTGAAATCGCACGTACTGAATGGTATCGCGAAGGTCGTGTGCCATTGCACACCCTGCGTGCCGACATCGACTATGCCAACTACGAAGCTCACACCACTTACGGTGTGATCGGTGTAAAGGTTTGGATCTTCAAAGGCGAAGTAATTGGTGGTCGCCAAGAAGAACTGAAACCACAAGCACCAGCGCCTCGTAAAAAAGCTGCTAAGTAA
- the rplW gene encoding 50S ribosomal protein L23, with protein MNQERVFKVLLGPHVSEKATVLADKKGQFVFKVATDATKLEIKKAVESLFSVKVERVTTLNVLGKSKRTARGLGKRNDWKKAVISLQPGQDLDFSSSAE; from the coding sequence GAACCAGGAACGCGTATTTAAAGTTCTGCTTGGCCCGCACGTTTCCGAAAAGGCTACGGTTCTGGCTGACAAGAAAGGCCAGTTCGTTTTCAAGGTTGCAACTGACGCAACCAAGCTGGAAATCAAGAAGGCCGTCGAAAGCCTGTTCAGCGTGAAAGTAGAGCGTGTTACTACCCTGAATGTTCTGGGTAAGAGCAAGCGCACTGCTCGCGGTCTGGGCAAGCGTAATGACTGGAAGAAGGCGGTTATCTCCCTTCAGCCAGGCCAAGATCTCGATTTCAGCAGCAGTGCTGAGTAA
- the rpmC gene encoding 50S ribosomal protein L29 → MKANELREKSAQQLNEQLLGLLRDQFNLRMQKATGQLGQSHLLSQVKRDIARVKTVLNQQAGK, encoded by the coding sequence ATGAAAGCGAATGAACTTCGTGAAAAATCCGCACAGCAGCTGAACGAGCAACTGCTCGGCCTGCTGCGCGACCAGTTCAATCTGCGTATGCAGAAAGCAACTGGCCAGTTGGGGCAGTCTCATCTGCTCTCGCAAGTTAAGCGCGACATCGCTCGCGTGAAGACTGTGCTCAACCAGCAGGCAGGTAAGTGA
- the rplB gene encoding 50S ribosomal protein L2, whose translation MAIVKCKPTSPGRRFVVKVVNQELHKGAPHAPLLEKKSKTGGRNNNGRITTRHIGGGHKQHYRLVDFRRNDKDGISATVERIEYDPNRTAHIALLLYADGERRYIIAPKGVSAGDQLIAGALAPIKPGNALQLRNIPVGSTVHGIELKPGKGAQIARSAGASAQLIAREGVYVTLRLRSGEMRKVLAECRATLGEVSNSEHSLRSLGKAGAKRWRGVRPTVRGVAMNPVDHPHGGGEGRTSGGRHPVSPWGFPTKGAKTRGNKRTDKMIVRRRK comes from the coding sequence ATGGCAATCGTTAAATGCAAACCGACTTCCCCTGGCCGCCGTTTTGTGGTCAAGGTGGTCAACCAGGAGCTGCATAAAGGCGCTCCTCACGCACCGCTGCTCGAGAAGAAATCGAAGACTGGTGGTCGTAACAACAATGGTCGTATTACCACTCGTCACATCGGTGGTGGCCATAAGCAGCATTATCGTCTGGTCGATTTCCGTCGCAACGACAAAGATGGCATCTCCGCCACTGTCGAGCGTATTGAATACGATCCAAACCGTACTGCTCACATCGCTCTGCTGCTGTACGCAGATGGCGAGCGTCGCTACATCATCGCCCCTAAAGGCGTGAGTGCTGGTGACCAGCTGATCGCAGGTGCCTTGGCACCGATCAAGCCGGGCAACGCTCTGCAACTGCGCAACATTCCAGTTGGTAGCACCGTACACGGCATCGAATTGAAGCCAGGTAAAGGCGCGCAAATCGCTCGTTCTGCTGGTGCTTCGGCTCAGCTGATCGCTCGTGAAGGTGTCTACGTGACCCTGCGTCTGCGTTCTGGTGAGATGCGTAAAGTACTGGCTGAATGCCGTGCGACCCTGGGCGAAGTCTCGAACTCCGAGCACAGCCTGCGTTCGCTGGGTAAAGCTGGTGCCAAACGCTGGCGTGGCGTTCGCCCAACCGTTCGTGGTGTTGCCATGAACCCGGTTGACCACCCACACGGTGGTGGTGAAGGTCGTACCTCTGGTGGTCGTCATCCGGTATCGCCATGGGGCTTCCCGACTAAGGGCGCGAAGACTCGTGGTAATAAGCGTACCGACAAAATGATCGTCCGTCGTCGCAAGTAA
- the rplV gene encoding 50S ribosomal protein L22 has protein sequence MEVAAKLSGARISAQKARLVADQIRGKKVGEALNLLAFSSKKAAEIMKKVLESAVANAEHNEGADVDDLKVSTVFVNEGRSLKRIMPRAKGRADRIVKRSCHITVKVADK, from the coding sequence ATGGAAGTAGCCGCTAAGTTGTCGGGCGCTCGAATCTCCGCCCAGAAAGCCCGCTTGGTCGCCGACCAGATCCGCGGGAAGAAGGTGGGCGAAGCGCTCAACCTGTTGGCTTTCAGCAGTAAGAAAGCCGCCGAGATCATGAAGAAAGTGCTGGAGTCGGCCGTAGCCAACGCCGAGCATAACGAAGGCGCAGACGTTGATGACCTGAAGGTCAGCACCGTTTTCGTCAACGAAGGGCGTTCGCTGAAGCGCATCATGCCACGTGCCAAAGGCCGTGCTGATCGCATCGTCAAGCGGTCTTGCCATATCACTGTCAAGGTTGCTGACAAGTAA
- the rpsS gene encoding 30S ribosomal protein S19 yields the protein MPRSLKKGPFIDLHLLKKIEVAAEKNDRKPVKTWSRRSMILPQMVGLTIAVHNGRQHVPVLVNEDMVGHKLGEFAGTRTYRGHVADKKAKR from the coding sequence GTGCCACGTTCTCTGAAAAAAGGTCCTTTTATTGATCTTCACCTACTGAAGAAGATCGAAGTGGCGGCGGAAAAGAACGATCGCAAACCAGTTAAAACCTGGTCGCGTCGTTCGATGATCCTGCCACAAATGGTCGGTTTGACCATCGCAGTACACAACGGTCGTCAACACGTCCCAGTTCTCGTTAACGAAGACATGGTCGGCCACAAACTGGGCGAGTTTGCCGGTACCCGCACTTATCGTGGGCACGTGGCAGACAAGAAAGCCAAGCGTTAA
- the rpsQ gene encoding 30S ribosomal protein S17: MAEAEKTVRTLTGRVVSDKMDKTITVLIERRVKHPIYGKYVKRSTKLHAHDETNQCHIGDKVTIRETRPLAKTKSWALVDVLERAVEV, encoded by the coding sequence ATGGCTGAAGCCGAAAAGACTGTCCGTACGCTGACTGGCCGTGTTGTCAGCGACAAGATGGACAAAACCATCACCGTTTTGATCGAGCGTCGCGTTAAGCACCCGATCTACGGTAAATATGTTAAGCGTTCGACTAAGCTGCACGCGCACGACGAAACCAATCAGTGCCACATCGGCGACAAAGTCACTATTCGTGAAACTCGTCCGCTGGCCAAGACCAAGTCTTGGGCATTGGTTGATGTTCTCGAACGCGCTGTGGAAGTCTAA